The Corallococcus caeni genome includes a region encoding these proteins:
- a CDS encoding YceI family protein — protein MATTLWNIDTTHTGIHFSVRHMVVAKVRGNFTKFGGTLTLDDANPAASSVSVSIEAASIHTGVEQRDNHLRSPDFFDVAKFPALTFQSTKVEPSGKHLKVTGQLTIRGISREVVLEAEQLGIAKDPWGNTKAAFEAKTTINRSDFGLTWNQALEAGGVLVGEKIEIALEVQAAQAQPGEKAA, from the coding sequence ATGGCCACCACCCTCTGGAACATCGACACCACGCACACGGGCATCCACTTCAGCGTCCGCCACATGGTCGTGGCGAAGGTGCGCGGCAATTTCACGAAGTTCGGCGGCACCCTCACCCTGGATGACGCGAACCCCGCGGCCTCCTCGGTCTCCGTCTCCATCGAGGCGGCCAGCATCCACACCGGCGTCGAGCAGCGCGACAACCACCTGCGCTCGCCGGACTTCTTCGATGTGGCGAAGTTCCCGGCCCTCACCTTCCAGAGCACGAAGGTGGAGCCCTCCGGCAAGCACCTGAAGGTGACGGGCCAGCTCACCATCCGCGGCATCAGCCGCGAGGTCGTCCTGGAGGCCGAGCAGCTGGGCATCGCCAAGGACCCGTGGGGCAACACCAAGGCCGCGTTCGAGGCGAAGACGACCATCAACCGCAGCGACTTCGGCCTGACGTGGAACCAGGCGCTGGAGGCGGGCGGCGTGCTGGTGGGCGAGAAGATTGAGATCGCCCTCGAGGTCCAGGCGGCCCAGGCGCAGCCGGGCGAGAAGGCGGCCTGA
- a CDS encoding LysR family transcriptional regulator has protein sequence MDLNELLVFARVVQAGSFTAAAKALRMPKSTVSRKVSELEERVGAQLLQRTTRTLHLTEVGRAYYAHCERIVAEAEAAELAVTRMQAGPQGLLRVTTPLSVHFLAPMVARFMELYPDVQVELLCTDRAVDLMEEGFDLAVRAGRLPDSSLMARRLGDIEWLVVAAPEYLQAKGAPRTPSDLAKHECLFFGTALQGNVWTLHAGGRSVDVKVSGRLVINEPDMLRAVTVVGAGVALIPGQQCVEDLESGRLQRVLPDWSSAGAPVHAVYPPTRHHVPKVMAFVEVLREHWPQLQGALKRAKR, from the coding sequence ATGGACCTCAACGAACTCCTCGTCTTCGCCCGGGTGGTCCAGGCGGGCAGCTTCACGGCGGCGGCGAAGGCGCTGCGCATGCCCAAGTCCACGGTGAGCCGGAAGGTGTCCGAGCTGGAGGAGCGCGTCGGAGCCCAGCTGCTCCAGCGCACCACGCGCACGCTGCACCTGACGGAGGTGGGCCGCGCGTACTACGCGCACTGCGAGCGCATCGTCGCGGAGGCGGAAGCGGCGGAGCTGGCGGTGACCCGCATGCAGGCAGGCCCGCAGGGACTGCTGCGCGTGACGACGCCGCTGTCCGTCCATTTCCTCGCGCCCATGGTGGCGCGCTTCATGGAGCTGTACCCGGACGTGCAGGTGGAGCTGCTCTGCACGGACCGCGCGGTGGACCTGATGGAAGAGGGCTTCGACCTGGCGGTGCGGGCCGGGCGGCTGCCGGACTCGTCGCTGATGGCGCGGCGGCTGGGGGACATCGAGTGGCTCGTCGTGGCCGCACCGGAGTACCTCCAGGCGAAGGGCGCGCCGCGCACGCCTTCGGACCTGGCGAAGCACGAGTGCCTCTTCTTCGGGACGGCGCTGCAGGGGAACGTCTGGACGCTGCACGCGGGCGGCCGGTCGGTCGACGTGAAGGTCTCCGGGCGGCTGGTGATCAACGAGCCGGACATGCTGCGCGCGGTGACGGTGGTGGGCGCCGGGGTGGCGCTCATCCCCGGCCAGCAATGTGTCGAGGACCTGGAGTCCGGCCGGCTGCAGCGCGTGTTGCCGGACTGGAGCTCCGCGGGCGCGCCGGTGCACGCCGTCTACCCGCCCACGCGCCACCACGTGCCCAAGGTGATGGCCTTCGTGGAGGTGCTGCGCGAGCACTGGCCCCAGCTGCAGGGAGCGCTCAAGCGCGCGAAACGCTGA
- a CDS encoding pirin family protein yields the protein MLNVRPSEARGHANHGWLDSHHTFSFASYFDPDNMGFRSLRVINEDRVQSGEGFDTHPHRDMEIITYPLSGAIAHRDSTGGQGLLRAGEVQRMTAGTGVMHSEMNGSNEDVHFLQIWIIPDRKGLKPEYEQKFFPEKDRQGRWRVVASPDARDGSLTVHQDVLLNSTLLSPGEKAEYTLPKGRHAWVQIARGAGTLNGVSVKAGDGVAVSDESSLVLTASEPLEALLFDLA from the coding sequence ATGCTCAACGTTCGCCCCTCTGAAGCACGCGGTCACGCCAACCACGGCTGGCTGGACTCGCATCACACCTTCTCGTTCGCGAGCTACTTCGACCCCGACAACATGGGCTTCCGCTCCCTGCGCGTCATCAACGAGGACCGCGTGCAGTCCGGCGAGGGCTTCGACACGCACCCGCACCGGGACATGGAGATCATCACCTACCCGCTCAGCGGTGCCATCGCGCACCGGGACAGCACGGGAGGCCAGGGGCTCCTGCGCGCCGGTGAGGTGCAGCGCATGACGGCCGGCACGGGCGTGATGCACAGCGAGATGAACGGCTCCAACGAGGACGTCCACTTCCTGCAGATCTGGATCATCCCGGACAGGAAGGGCCTGAAGCCCGAGTATGAGCAGAAGTTCTTCCCAGAGAAGGACCGGCAGGGACGCTGGCGCGTGGTGGCCAGCCCCGACGCACGCGACGGCAGCCTCACCGTGCACCAGGACGTGCTGCTCAACAGCACGCTGCTGAGCCCGGGCGAGAAGGCGGAGTACACGCTGCCCAAGGGGCGTCACGCCTGGGTGCAGATTGCTCGCGGCGCCGGCACGCTCAACGGAGTGAGCGTGAAGGCCGGTGACGGAGTGGCCGTCTCCGACGAGTCGAGCCTCGTGCTCACCGCCTCCGAGCCGCTGGAGGCCCTGCTGTTCGACCTGGCCTGA
- a CDS encoding DUF2378 family protein: MAEQVVYRHTIEGLFRSIGSRLTPQLKEKLKQAGLDLGAPIPRSTPRLVFAEALRITAQHLHPDVDTDEGFRRLGAGLIQGVEQTLLGKALVAMWPIFGPERVVVRIQESFATVNNYLKTELVTQGPAHHVLRVSECNGNPGYLRGIIEAGLTRAGARNLRVEPFGFDGHACSYRIQWEP, translated from the coding sequence ATGGCCGAGCAGGTCGTTTATCGCCACACGATTGAAGGGCTCTTTCGCTCCATCGGCAGCCGGCTCACTCCACAGCTGAAGGAGAAGCTGAAACAGGCGGGCCTGGACCTGGGCGCTCCCATCCCTCGCAGCACGCCCCGGCTCGTCTTCGCGGAGGCGCTGCGCATCACCGCTCAGCACCTCCATCCCGACGTCGATACGGACGAGGGCTTCCGGCGGCTTGGGGCCGGACTCATCCAGGGCGTGGAGCAGACGCTGCTGGGCAAGGCTCTCGTCGCGATGTGGCCCATCTTCGGACCGGAGCGCGTCGTCGTTCGCATCCAGGAGAGCTTCGCGACGGTGAACAACTACCTGAAGACGGAGCTCGTCACCCAGGGGCCCGCGCACCACGTCCTCCGGGTCAGCGAGTGCAACGGGAACCCCGGCTACCTGCGCGGCATCATCGAGGCCGGGCTCACCCGGGCGGGCGCTCGGAACCTGCGCGTGGAGCCCTTCGGCTTCGACGGCCACGCCTGCTCCTACCGCATCCAGTGGGAGCCCTGA
- a CDS encoding DUF2378 family protein: MEEEIVYRHTVEGLFRSIGDRLTPELRAKLSAVGLDLDSQSPRNTSRTVFADALRVTVVHLYPELDASEGYRRLGVGIIQGLEQTVLGKSLVSMWPIFGPERVVVRIQESFATVNNYMHSELLTQGPGHHIIRVNECNGNPGYLRGIIEAGLSRAGAKNLRVEPFDFDGHACSYRIRWGG; the protein is encoded by the coding sequence GTGGAAGAGGAAATCGTTTATCGCCACACGGTGGAGGGGCTCTTTCGCTCCATCGGTGACCGTCTCACTCCGGAACTCCGGGCGAAGTTGAGCGCAGTGGGGCTGGACCTTGACTCGCAGTCCCCTCGCAACACGTCCCGGACCGTCTTCGCGGATGCCCTTCGCGTCACCGTCGTGCACCTGTATCCGGAGCTTGACGCGAGCGAGGGCTACCGTCGGCTGGGCGTGGGCATCATCCAGGGGCTGGAGCAGACCGTGCTCGGCAAGTCGCTCGTTTCGATGTGGCCCATCTTCGGCCCGGAGCGCGTCGTGGTGCGCATCCAGGAGAGCTTCGCCACCGTGAACAACTACATGCACTCGGAGTTGCTCACCCAGGGGCCCGGCCACCACATCATCCGCGTCAACGAGTGCAACGGGAACCCGGGCTACCTTCGGGGCATCATCGAAGCCGGGCTTTCCCGGGCAGGGGCCAAGAACCTGCGCGTGGAGCCGTTCGACTTCGATGGCCACGCCTGCTCCTATCGCATCCGGTGGGGCGGCTGA
- a CDS encoding transposase has product MNKVWAYAGYQGPVVADAAIQAGLAVEIVRRAGEDKGFVVQKRRWVVERTNVWLTRQRRLARDYERHEHSSETFIHIAMTGLMPRRLA; this is encoded by the coding sequence TTGAACAAAGTCTGGGCGTATGCGGGCTACCAGGGGCCTGTCGTGGCGGACGCAGCGATACAGGCGGGCCTGGCAGTGGAAATTGTCCGGCGCGCCGGGGAGGACAAGGGCTTCGTCGTGCAAAAGCGCCGCTGGGTGGTGGAGCGCACCAACGTGTGGCTGACGCGCCAGCGACGCCTGGCGCGCGATTACGAGCGTCACGAGCACTCTTCCGAAACCTTCATCCACATTGCGATGACGGGCCTCATGCCGCGCCGCCTCGCGTAG
- a CDS encoding Eco57I restriction-modification methylase domain-containing protein: protein MTTDRQRGKLQIEKLVSAFSEGMGDFKHSSYDEAKVRSGFVDPFFEALGWPVEDSSRRVAGKRQVVLEDRDGTGKRPDYGFYSGKNLKFFVEVKKPAVPISTDLDAIFQAKSYAWNKKVPLVLLTDFEELKGFFGGIRPLRDKPSAGVLPPLDLKFDRYVESFDFLWDTLSRDAVEAGSIERFLLGHFKKRSGSIFTARGAVPVDAAFLEDLAGWRELLARELALRNVFSSDQALTECVQRILDRLVFIRVCEARGVTRGEPMLKAFEAWKQSGDSLYERLVAIFQSLMPQFNGNLFASHFSEEQKIEQDDVLEQILKGLYVQTPYRFEALPVEILGSIYERFLGSTIRLTQSGRAKVEEKPEVRHAGGVYYTPRFIVDAITAETLTPLTQGKTAQELLKLRVLDPACGSGSFLLSAFQHLIDAHLAHYKGLPPNKLPKEEAFLFDGEVRLTLKQRKKILTSCIFGLDKDPQAIEVAQMSLYLKLLEGEDEQSLARRETYEMFRADKYLPSLSKNLLCGNSLIESQDLGLPGLLDTGAEQEEALLQIRPFDWGSTATGLGDILKEGGFDAVVGNPPYIRIQEIQKWSPKEVAVFKKKFRSASRGNFDIYVLFVEQSLAKLKPRGRIGFILPHKFFQANYGEQLRNLLAERKAVSQIVDFGDAQIFDGATTYTCLLFLSGAPRETFALRSVREQADLSGALERALEKETEPVPSSLLSRKTWDFRTGGGGLNTLRERLSGLPTLGSLAPAIFQAPVTGADHVFLLYGPRGKGREWSLESSQIERTVIIEKDLLVPVLQGARDIKRWDYQEPQAWLIRPYVLNPGEKPRLLTEKELRAFPATHDYLNKCRSRLESRKSGDFKGVGKWYAYARPQNLERFAGPKFMMPYMVNQTAVYHDAQGGCYFLNVTTGGYGFTLPTVQCSPYFILALIQSELLDTLVRQGGSNFRGGYFPCNKQFIENLPLFVPDLKGHPGQKAEHDKLAALAEQAIQARHRATSLTSEHERTLFERRLAAIQEEINDRVYSLYQVSSAERQAIAQALAEAGKAKAFETAEA, encoded by the coding sequence ATGACGACGGACCGACAGCGCGGCAAGCTCCAGATAGAAAAGCTCGTTAGCGCCTTTTCCGAGGGAATGGGCGACTTCAAGCACTCCTCCTACGACGAGGCCAAGGTCCGCAGCGGCTTCGTCGACCCCTTCTTCGAGGCGCTGGGCTGGCCCGTCGAGGACAGCTCCCGCCGCGTGGCTGGCAAGCGCCAAGTGGTGCTGGAAGACCGGGATGGCACCGGCAAGAGGCCCGACTACGGGTTTTATTCGGGCAAGAACCTCAAGTTCTTCGTCGAAGTAAAAAAGCCCGCCGTCCCGATCTCCACCGACTTGGACGCCATCTTCCAGGCGAAGTCCTACGCCTGGAACAAGAAGGTCCCGCTGGTTCTGCTGACGGACTTCGAGGAATTGAAGGGCTTCTTCGGAGGCATTCGCCCGCTGCGTGACAAGCCAAGCGCGGGCGTCCTTCCTCCGCTCGACCTCAAGTTCGACCGCTATGTCGAGAGCTTCGACTTCCTCTGGGACACCCTCTCCCGTGATGCCGTCGAGGCAGGCTCTATCGAGCGCTTCCTGCTGGGCCACTTCAAAAAGCGTAGCGGGAGCATCTTCACCGCCCGTGGGGCAGTGCCCGTCGACGCGGCCTTCCTGGAAGACCTCGCCGGCTGGCGGGAACTGCTCGCGCGAGAGCTGGCGCTTCGAAACGTATTTTCCTCGGATCAGGCTCTGACCGAGTGCGTCCAGCGCATCCTCGATCGGCTCGTGTTCATCCGCGTGTGTGAAGCTCGGGGCGTCACTCGCGGCGAGCCGATGCTCAAGGCCTTCGAGGCTTGGAAGCAGTCCGGCGACTCCCTCTACGAGCGGCTCGTCGCGATCTTCCAGAGCCTGATGCCCCAGTTCAACGGGAACCTGTTCGCCTCGCACTTCAGCGAAGAGCAGAAGATCGAGCAGGACGATGTCCTTGAGCAGATCCTTAAGGGTTTGTATGTGCAGACGCCCTACCGCTTCGAAGCCCTCCCGGTGGAGATCCTTGGCTCCATCTATGAGCGCTTCCTGGGAAGCACCATCCGCCTCACCCAGAGCGGCAGGGCCAAGGTTGAGGAGAAGCCCGAGGTCCGGCACGCAGGCGGCGTCTACTACACCCCCCGCTTCATCGTGGACGCCATCACGGCCGAGACGCTGACGCCCCTCACTCAGGGGAAGACGGCCCAGGAGTTGCTGAAGCTACGCGTTCTCGATCCAGCGTGCGGCTCGGGCTCGTTCCTACTCTCTGCGTTCCAGCACCTCATCGATGCGCACCTCGCCCACTACAAGGGGCTGCCTCCCAACAAGCTCCCGAAGGAGGAGGCTTTCCTCTTTGACGGAGAGGTGCGCCTGACGCTTAAGCAGAGGAAGAAGATTCTCACCTCCTGCATCTTCGGGCTCGACAAAGACCCGCAGGCCATTGAGGTAGCCCAGATGAGCCTGTATTTGAAACTACTGGAGGGGGAGGACGAACAGAGCCTGGCCCGGCGCGAGACCTACGAGATGTTCCGCGCTGACAAGTACCTGCCCTCGCTGAGCAAGAACCTGCTCTGCGGCAACTCGCTCATCGAGTCCCAGGACCTCGGCCTTCCTGGCCTCCTAGACACGGGCGCTGAACAGGAAGAGGCGCTCCTCCAAATTCGGCCCTTCGACTGGGGCAGTACGGCTACGGGTTTGGGAGACATCTTGAAGGAGGGCGGCTTCGACGCGGTGGTGGGCAACCCTCCATACATCCGCATCCAGGAGATCCAGAAGTGGTCGCCCAAGGAAGTTGCGGTCTTCAAGAAGAAGTTCCGCTCGGCCTCGCGGGGGAACTTCGACATCTACGTCCTGTTTGTCGAGCAGAGCCTTGCGAAGCTCAAGCCCCGTGGCCGCATTGGCTTCATCCTACCGCACAAGTTCTTCCAGGCGAACTACGGCGAGCAGTTGCGCAACCTGCTGGCCGAGCGGAAAGCCGTCTCGCAGATCGTGGACTTCGGTGATGCGCAGATCTTCGACGGCGCCACGACGTACACATGCCTACTGTTCCTCTCCGGAGCCCCGAGGGAGACGTTCGCACTCAGATCGGTACGCGAGCAGGCGGACCTCTCCGGGGCGCTAGAGCGTGCCTTGGAGAAGGAGACGGAGCCCGTCCCCTCTTCGCTGCTCTCTAGGAAGACGTGGGATTTCCGAACAGGAGGAGGGGGGCTCAACACGCTGAGGGAGCGCCTCTCGGGGTTGCCCACCCTCGGAAGTCTCGCGCCCGCCATCTTCCAGGCCCCGGTGACAGGAGCCGACCATGTCTTCCTCCTCTATGGGCCGCGCGGCAAGGGCAGGGAGTGGAGCCTCGAGTCGAGCCAGATCGAGCGTACCGTCATCATCGAGAAGGATCTCCTCGTCCCCGTCCTCCAAGGGGCCCGGGATATCAAGCGGTGGGACTACCAGGAGCCCCAGGCTTGGCTGATCCGCCCCTATGTCCTCAATCCAGGCGAGAAGCCACGCTTGCTCACGGAGAAGGAGCTCCGCGCGTTTCCCGCGACGCACGATTACTTGAACAAGTGCAGGAGCCGGCTGGAGAGCCGCAAGTCAGGTGACTTTAAGGGCGTGGGGAAGTGGTACGCCTACGCGCGGCCCCAGAACCTGGAGCGGTTCGCCGGCCCCAAGTTCATGATGCCGTACATGGTGAACCAGACGGCCGTCTACCATGACGCCCAGGGCGGCTGTTATTTTCTTAACGTGACGACGGGCGGCTACGGTTTCACGCTGCCCACTGTCCAGTGCAGCCCCTACTTCATCCTCGCGCTCATCCAGAGCGAGCTGCTGGACACCCTCGTCCGGCAGGGTGGCTCCAACTTCCGCGGCGGTTACTTCCCTTGCAACAAGCAGTTCATCGAGAATCTCCCCCTCTTCGTGCCCGACTTAAAGGGGCACCCAGGCCAGAAGGCGGAGCACGACAAGCTAGCGGCGCTGGCCGAGCAGGCCATTCAGGCTCGGCATCGGGCCACGAGTCTCACCAGCGAACACGAGAGGACGCTCTTCGAGCGCAGGCTCGCCGCCATCCAAGAGGAGATCAACGATAGGGTCTACTCCCTGTACCAAGTGAGCTCGGCGGAGCGCCAGGCTATCGCGCAGGCGCTCGCAGAAGCTGGGAAGGCGAAAGCATTCGAAACAGCGGAAGCCTGA
- the secG gene encoding preprotein translocase subunit SecG: MLTFFTIVHVLLCVFMIFVILLQPGKDAGMGSALGGGAATSAFGGRGAVTFLSKLTGICAGLFFLTSLGLSFVGLRSSVAAGGSVATPPAKTAPATPGATTPPPAAPGAVEQERSATPPAEGQQAPAPTTPAQ, from the coding sequence ATGCTGACCTTCTTCACGATCGTGCACGTCCTGCTCTGCGTGTTCATGATCTTCGTCATCTTGCTGCAGCCGGGGAAGGACGCCGGCATGGGTTCCGCCCTCGGTGGCGGCGCCGCGACGAGCGCCTTCGGTGGCCGCGGCGCGGTGACCTTCCTGAGCAAGCTGACGGGCATCTGCGCCGGCTTGTTCTTCCTGACCTCGCTGGGCCTGTCGTTCGTGGGCCTGCGCAGCTCGGTGGCCGCGGGAGGTTCCGTGGCGACGCCGCCGGCGAAGACGGCCCCGGCGACCCCGGGAGCCACGACGCCGCCTCCGGCGGCACCGGGAGCGGTGGAGCAGGAGCGTTCCGCGACGCCGCCGGCGGAGGGCCAGCAGGCTCCCGCGCCGACGACGCCCGCGCAGTAG